The proteins below come from a single Papaver somniferum cultivar HN1 chromosome 11, ASM357369v1, whole genome shotgun sequence genomic window:
- the LOC113323045 gene encoding uncharacterized 38.1 kDa protein-like, which translates to MGIFSSLCRGVGNTLIRIICGICFSSTTDDQDFDTSTPDHHGHAVSQPTNSVSALALDLFHFENTCQVPEQLSEHVTSSKKAQARWYKKLFKAWKDAKPPTKTPEQASRLVMQALHQHQKADVEGLLKFYGLPILHEHRTEIPAVVVFPPEEVKFKLQTVPVDAKAVDGDGLTVYVDAADHKEALSVPSHVLEALLERSKARTSRDYPKADALHKTTIDAGYRMLKGSNNVDILARKYRIRLRGIDAPENRQPFGKEAKEELAYLVQGKCLNVHVYGEDQYGRLVGDVYCHGKFAQEIMLKKGLAWHYAAYDKRPGLIEWARKARAAGIGLWASSDPKEPWEWRKNNSRNGKLDKLN; encoded by the exons ATGGGAATTTTCTCAAGCCTGTGCAGGGGAGTTGGAAACACTCTTATTAGGATTATATGTGGGATTTGTTTCAGCTCAACAACTGATGATCAAGATTTTGACACATCAACACCAGATCACCATGGTCATGCTGTCTCCCAACCTACTAATAGTGTTTCAGCTCTGGCTCTTGATCTTTTTCACTTTGAGAACACTTGTCAG GTTCCTGAACAGCTCAGTGAGCATGTAACATCATCAAAGAAAGCTCAAGCTAGATG GTACAAAAAACTATTCAAGGCATGGAAAGATGCAAAGCCACCAACAAAAACACCTGAACAAGCATCTAGGCTTGTCATGCAGGCTTTGCACCAACACCAAAAGGCCGATGTAGAG GGTTTATTAAAATTTTATGGTCTTCCGATTCTACATGAGCACCGGACTGAAATTCCTGCAGTAGTAGTCTTTCCTCCTGAAGAAGTGAAATTCAAATTACAGACAGTTCCG GTGGATGCAAAAGCTGTTGATGGGGATGGGTTAACTGTTTATGTTGACGCTGCGGACCATAAGGAAGCTCTCAGTGTGCCAAGCCATGTATTAGAGGCATTATTAGAACGATCAAAAGCACGTACATCCAGGGATTATCCGAAGGCAGATGCACTTCATAAGACCACTATTGATGCTGGTTACAG AATGTTAAAAGGCTCAAACAATGTGGATATTCTTGCCAGAAAGTATCGGATTCGGTTGAG GGGCATTGATGCACCAGAGAACAGACAACCCTTTGGAAAAGAGGCCAAGGAAGAACTTGCTTACCTAGTTCAAGGCAAGTGTTTGAATGTTCATGTTTACGGGGAGGATCAGTATGGTAGATTGGTAGGAGACGTTTATTGCCATGGAAAATTTGCACAG GAAATAATGCTTAAGAAAGGGCTTGCCTGGCATTATGCAGCCTATGACAAGCGTCCTGGACTCATAGAG TGGGCGAGGAAAGCTAGAGCTGCTGGGATTGGATTATGGGCATCTTCGGATCCTAAAGAGCCATGGGAATGGAGGAAAAACAACAGTCGCAATGGAAAACTAGACAAACTGAATTGA